The following are encoded together in the Rhinopithecus roxellana isolate Shanxi Qingling chromosome 5, ASM756505v1, whole genome shotgun sequence genome:
- the ANKRD63 gene encoding ankyrin repeat domain-containing protein 63, whose translation MLKPKDLCPRAGTRTFLEAMQAGKVHLARFVLDALDRSIIDCRAEQGRTPLMVAVGLPDPALRARFVRLLLEQGAAVNLRDERGRTALSLACERGHLDAVQLLVQFSGDPEAADSAGNSPVMWAAACGHGAVLEFLVRSFRRLGLRLDRTNRAGLTALQLAASRGHGTCVQALTGPWGRAAAAAAARGSNSDSPPGRPDPAPSPERRRPSPRRLPRPLLARFARAAGGHGHGGEAGSAGKNSGRHRAQGSERPELGRSMSLALGAVTEEEAARLRAGALMALPNSPQSSGTGRWRSQEVLEGAAPTLVQAPIGLSPHPEGGPGSGRLGLRRRSTAPDIPSLVGEAPGPESGPELEANALPVSVPGPNPWQAGTEAVVLRAQR comes from the coding sequence ATGCTCAAACCCAAGGACCTGTGTCCCCGAGCGGGGACGCGCACCTTCCTGGAGGCCATGCAGGCGGGCAAAGTGCACTTGGCCCGCTTCGTGTTGGATGCGCTGGACCGCAGCATCATCGACTGCCGCGCGGAGCAGGGCCGTACGCCGCTCATGGTGGCCGTGGGGCTGCCGGACCCCGCTCTGCGCGCGCGCTTCGTGCGGCTGCTGCTTGAGCAGGGTGCTGCCGTGAACCTGCGGGACGAGCGCGGCCGCACCGCACTCAGCCTGGCGTGCGAGCGAGGCCACCTGGACGCCGTGCAGCTGCTGGTGCAGTTCAGTGGTGACCCCGAGGCGGCCGACTCTGCGGGCAACAGCCCGGTGATGTGGGCGGCGGCCTGCGGCCACGGGGCAGTGCTCGAGTTCCTGGTGCGGTCCTTCCGCCGCCTAGGCCTGCGCCTCGACCGCACCAACCGTGCGGGGCTCACCGCGCTGCAACTGGCTGCCTCCCGCGGCCATGGGACCTGTGTGCAGGCCCTCACCGGGCCCTGGGGCCGCGCTGCCGCCGCAGCCGCGGCCCGGGGCTCCAACTCCGATAGTCCCCCTGGCCGCCCCGACCCCGCGCCCAGCCCCGAGCGTCGACGACCCAGCCCCCGCCGCCTCCCGCGGCCTCTCCTGGCGCGCTTTGCGCGAGCGGCGGGCGGCCACGGCCATGGCGGGGAGGCTGGCTCAGCCGGGAAGAATTCGGGCCGGCACCGGGCGCAGGGCAGTGAACGGCCCGAGCTGGGCCGGAGCATGAGCCTGGCGCTGGGTGCGGTGACCGAGGAGGAGGCGGCCCGCCTGCGGGCTGGGGCCCTGATGGCCCTACCAAACTCGCCCCAGTCTTCGGGGACTGGGCGGTGGCGCTCACAGGAGGTGCTGGAGGGAGCGGCCCCAACCTTAGTGCAAGCACCCATTGGCCTCAGCCCCCATCCGGAGGGCGGCCCCGGCTCCGGCCGCCTGGGTTTGCGCCGACGCTCCACAGCCCCAGATATCCCCAGCCTGGTCGGGGAGGCGCCAGGGCCCGAGAGTGGCCCGGAGTTAGAGGCCAACGCTCTGCCTGTCTCGGTGCCTGGGCCGAACCCTTGGCAGGCGGGCACCGAGGCTGTGGTGCTGCGTGCTCAACGGTAA
- the PAK6 gene encoding serine/threonine-protein kinase PAK 6, with the protein MFRKKKKKRPEISAPQNFQHRVHTSFDPKEGKFVGLPPQWQNILDTLRRPKPVVDPSRITRVQLQPMKTVVRGSAVPVDGYISGLLNDIQKLSVISSNTLRGRSPTSRRRAQSLGLLGDEHWATDPDMYLQSPQSERTDPHGLYLSCNGGTPAGHKQMPWPEPQSPRVLPNGLAAKAQSLGPAEFQGASQRCLQLGACLQSSPPGASPPTATGRRGMKAAKHGSEEARPQSCLVGSATGRPGGEGSPSPKTQESSLKRRLFRSMFLSTAATAPPSSSKPGPPPQSKPNSSFRPPQKDNPPSLVAKAQSLPSDQPVGTFSPLTTLDTSSPQKSLRTAAAAGPLPGRSSPAGSPRTWHAQISTSNLYLPQDPTVAKGALAGEDTGVVTHEQFKAALRMVVDQGDPRLLLDSYVKIGEGSTGIVCLAREKHSGRQVAVKMMDLRKQQRRELLFNEVVIMRDYQHFNVVEMYKSYLVGEELWVLMEFLQGGALTDIVSQVRLNEEQIATVCEAVLQALAYLHAQGVIHRDIKSDSILLTLDGRVKLSDFGFCAQISKDVPKRKSLVGTPYWMAPEVISRSLYATEVDIWSLGIMVIEMVDGEPPYFSDSPVQAMKRLRDSPPPKLKNSHKVSPVLRDFLERMLVRDPQERATAQELLDHPFLLQTGLPECLVPLIQLYRKQTSTC; encoded by the exons ATGTTCcgcaagaaaaagaagaaacgcCCTGAGATCTCAGCCCCACAGAACTTCCAGCACCGTGTCCACACCTCCTTCGACCCCAAAGAAGGCAAGTTTGTGGGCCTTCCCCCACAATGGCAGAACATCCTGGACACACTGCGGCGCCCCAAGCCCGTGGTGGACCCTTCGCGAATCACACGGGTGCAGCTCCAGCCCATGAAG ACAGTGGTGCGGGGCAGCGCGGTGCCTGTGGATGGCTACATCTCGGGGCTGCTCAACGACATCCAGAAGTTGTCAGTCATCAGCTCCAACACCCTGCGCGGCCGCAGCCCCACCAGCCGGCGGCGGGCACAGTCCCTGGGGCTGCTGGGGGATGAGCACTGGGCCACCGACCCAGACATGTACCTCCAGAGTCCCCAGTCTGAGCGCACCGACCCCCACGGCCTCTACCTCAGCTGCAACGGGGGCACACCAGCAGGCCACAAGCAGATGCCGTGGCCCGAGCCACAGAGCCCACGGGTCCTGCCCAATGGGCTGGCTGCAAAGGCACAGTCCCTGGGCCCCGCCGAATTTCAGGGTGCCTCACAGCGCTGTCTGCAGCTGGGTGCTTGCCTGCAGAGCTCCCCACCAGGAGCCTCACCCCCCACAGCCACTGGTAGGCGTGGAATGAAGGCTGCCAAGCATGGCTCTGAGGAGGCCCGGCCACAGTCCTGCCTGGTGGGCTCAGCCACAGGCAGGCCAGGTGGGGAAGGCAGCCCTAGCCCTAAGACCCAGGAGAGCAGCCTGAAGCGTAGGCTATTCCGAAGCATGTTCCTGTCCACTGCTGCCACGGCCCCTCCAAGCAGCAGCAAGCCAGGCCCTCCACCACAGAGCAAG CCCAACTCCTCTTTCCGACCACCACAGAAAGACAACCCTCCAAGCCTGGTGGCCAAGGCCCAGTCCTTGCCCTCGGACCAGCCGGTGGGGACCTTCAGCCCTCTGACCACTTTGGATACCAGCAGCCCCCAGAAGTCCCTCCGCACAGCCGCGGCCGCAGGCCCGCTTCCAGGCCGGTCTTCCCCAGCAGGTTCCCCCCGCACCTGGCATGCCCAGATCAGCACCAGCAACCTGTACCTGCCCCAGGACCCCACGGTTGCCAAGGGCGCTCTGGCTGGTGAGGACACAGGTGTTGTGACACAtgagcagttcaaggctgcactcAGGATGGTGGTGGACCAGGGTGACCCCCGGCTGTTGCTGGACAGCTACGTGAAGATTGGCGAGGGCTCCACCGGCATCGTCTGTTTGGCCCGGGAGAAGCACTCGGGCCGCCAGGTGGCCGTCAAGATgatggacctcaggaagcagcagCGCAGGGAGTTGCTCTTcaatgag GTGGTGATCATGCGGGACTACCAGCACTTCAACGTGGTGGAGATGTACAAGAGCTACCTAGTGGGCGAGGAGCTGTGGGTGCTCatggagttcctgcagggaggaGCCCTCACAGACATCGTCTCCCAAGTCAG GCTGAATGAAGAGCAGATCGCCACTGTGTGTGAGGCTGTGCTGCAGGCCCTGGCTTACCTGCATGCCCAGGGTGTCATCCACCGGGACATCAAGAGTGACTCCATCCTGCTGACCCTGGATGGCAGG GTGAAGCTCTCGGACTTCGGATTCTGTGCTCAGATCAGCAAAGACGTCCCTAAGAGGAAGTCCCTGGTGGGAACCCCCTACTGGATGGCTCCTGAAGTGATCTCCAGGTCTTTGTATGCCACTGAG GTGGATATCTGGTCTCTGGGCATCATGGTGATTGAGATGGTGGATGGGGAGCCACCCTACTTCAGTGACTCCCCGGTGCAAGCCATGAAGAGGCTCCGGGACAGCCCCCCGCCCAAGCTGAAAAACTCTCACAAG GTCTCCCCAGTACTGCGAGACTTCCTGGAGCGGATGCTGGTGCGGGACCCCCAAGAGAGAGCCACAGCCCAGGAGCTCCTAGACCACCCCTTCCTGCTGCAGACAGGGCTACCCGAGTGCCTGGTGCCCCTGATCCAGCTCTACCGCAAGCAGACCTCCACCTGCTGA